The following coding sequences lie in one Maylandia zebra isolate NMK-2024a linkage group LG14, Mzebra_GT3a, whole genome shotgun sequence genomic window:
- the LOC101475459 gene encoding olfactory receptor 52B2-like: MENQSFDFSSELTLDPFVIPPGGKYPIFFLGISVCIFGISCNLTLLALIILNRNLHKPMYFILFSLPLNDLIGLSAMLPKVLSDIVTETHKIDYHLCVLQAFLLHMYGGGILFILAAMSFDRYVAICMPLRYSSVMTPRFISCIIVLVWGLDFVLIVSLFSLQARLPRCKHVVMNVFCDNPSLLKLTCGNTTVNNIMGLFNTAVIQVVSVSIQAYSYVKILIACVVTRKSETKAKAVNTCVAQLVILFMFEVVATFTILSHRFKNVSVDMQKIMGMLIFTVPPLLNPIVYGLYTNEIRSTLLRVLKNRVSM; encoded by the coding sequence atggaaaaccagtcCTTTGACTTTAGTTCCGAGTTAACCCTTGATCCATTTGTTATCCCACCTGGAGGAAAGTATCCTATATTTTTTCTTGGCATTTCAGTTTGTATTTTTGGAATTTCCTGCAACCTGACCTTGTTGGCTTTAATCATATTGAACAGAAACCTTCACAAACCCATGTATTTCATCCTATTTAGTCTTCCACTCAATGATCTCATAGGACTATCTGCAATGTTACCAAAAGTACTTTCAGATATTgttacagagacacacaaaatAGACTATCATCTCTGTGTTTTACAGGCATTCCTGCTCCACATGTATGGTGGTGGCATTTTGTTTATTCTTGCAGCAATGTCCTTTGACCGTTATGTTGCTATTTGCATGCCCTTACGCTATAGCTCTGTCATGACACCAAGATTTATTAGTTGTATCATTGTACTAGTTTGGGGCCTCGACTTTGTCTTGATTGTATCACTGTTCTCTTTGCAGGCAAGACTTCCCAGGTGCAAACATGTTGTTATGAATGTGTTTTGTGATAACCCATCTCTCCTGAAGCTGACGTGTGGAAACACAACAGTCAATAATATTATGGGGCTGTTTAACACTGCTGTTATACAAGTTGTAAGCGTATCCATTCAGGCATATTCCTATGTTAAAATTCTCATTGCATGTGTGGTTACAAGGAAATCAGAAACAAAGGCAAAAGCTGTCAACACGTGTGTCGCACAGTTAGTTATACTGTTCATGTTTGAGGTTGTGGCAACATTCACGATTTTATCTCACAGATTCAAAAATGTTTCGGTTGACATGCAAAAGATCATGGGCATGCTCATATTTACTGTACCTCCACTTCTGAATCCAATCGTATATGGGTTGTATACAAACGAAATACGAAGCACTCTCCTGAGAGTCTTAAAAAATAGAGTATCTATGTGA
- the LOC101475763 gene encoding olfactory receptor 52D1-like, whose amino-acid sequence MNNRYNTSSFLQINVFNLSSESVFPAFLFATLSYMIILFCNLTLILTIVLNKSLHQPMYLILLNLPINDLIGSSALFPQLIKEILRNSGIMQYSACVAQAFFIHIYAAGTVFNLSAMAYDRYIAICYPLQYSTVMTNAHIMRIITIVWMSCLVLIAVLFFLLLRLPRCRSEMTNPYCDNASLLTLVCADTTINNIYGLFISAFSQLVANGIVFYTYLRILITCFRSKRSDTKAKALQTCATHLIVFLLLECLGLFTIISYRLNNVSPHFRRFMGLSTLIFPPTLNPIIYGLKTKEIREKVLNFLKNRMFSS is encoded by the coding sequence atgaaCAACCGATACAACACATCCTCTTTTTTACAGATTAATGTCTTTAATCTCTCCTCTGAGAGTGTTTTTCCTGCATTTCTTTTTGCAACTCTGAGTTACATGATCATACTTTTTTGCAACCTTACTCTAATCCTCACCATTGTGCTGAATAAATCTCTGCATCAGCCAATGTACCTAATTCTGCTGAATCTTCCTATTAATGACCTTATAGGGTCATCAGCTCTCTTTCCACAGCTCATCAAAGAAATACTGAGAAACAGTGGGATAATGCAATACTCAGCTTGCGTTGCTCAAGCTTTCTTTATCCATATCTATGCAGCAGGCACTGTGTTCAATCTGAGTGCAATGGCATATGATAGATACATTGCCATATGTTACCCACTGCAGTACAGTACTGTGATGACTAATGCCCATATCATGAGAATAATCACCATTGTATGGATGAGTTGTTTAGTTTTaattgctgtgctttttttcttacttttgcgCTTGCCTCGTTGTCGATCTGAAATGACAAACCCCTATTGTGATAATGCATCTCTGTTGACTTTGGTCTGTGCTGACACAACTATTAACAACATCTATGGCCTTTTTATAAGTGCTTTTTCACAATTGGTGGCTAATGGAATTGTTTTCTACACATATCTCCGCATCCTCATAACTTGCTTTAGATCTAAACGATCAGATACAAAAGCCAAAGCTCTGCAGACATGTGCTACACATCTGattgtttttctcttgttggAGTGTCTTGGTCTTTTCACCATCATATCATATAGACTAAATAATGTTTCACCCCATTTCAGAAGATTTATGGGTTTGTCAACTTTAATTTTTCCCCCAACACTGAATCCAATCATCTACGGtttgaaaacaaaggaaattcGAGAAAAGGTGTTGAACTTTTTAAAGAATAGGATGTTTTCATCTTAA